The nucleotide window TGGCGTGCGCCGATGTCGTGATAGCTGGATTTCCCGCGCACATCGGGACAGACAAGCCCCGTCCGCGTCGGCTGCGCCCGCCGGTCGATATAGGGCTTGGGGCCGCCCGACCGGGCGTCCCCCTCGTCGTCAAATTCGTGCATATAAGCGGTCAGTCGTGATCGGTGCTCTGCTCGGGATCGAACAACTGGATCGGCGCGCCGGGCATGATGGTTGAAATGGCGTGCTTATAGACCAGTTGCGACTGCGCGTCACGCCGCAGCAACAGGCAGAAATTATCGAACCAGGTGATCACGCCCTGCAGCTTGACCCCATTCACCAGAAAAATGGTGACCGGCACCTTCTGCTTGCGAACGTGATTGAGAAAGGAATCCTGCAGGTTTTGCTGCTTTTCGCTAGCCATTTTTGGCCTCTTTGCCGCGGCTTTATTGTCGCTGTTGTTTCCGCAAGAACTTGCGTCCGGTCCTCAATGAACTGCCGCCCAATCCGCGAGGCCCGAATTATAATATGTAAACCACTATGGCATAGTTGCGCCGGACTGCCTACCCGCCCCAACCGCATGGCTGGGGCTATTTTCATCGTATTTTCAAAGCCCCAG belongs to Devosia sp. XK-2 and includes:
- the hfq gene encoding RNA chaperone Hfq; this translates as MASEKQQNLQDSFLNHVRKQKVPVTIFLVNGVKLQGVITWFDNFCLLLRRDAQSQLVYKHAISTIMPGAPIQLFDPEQSTDHD